In Methanothermus fervidus DSM 2088, a single genomic region encodes these proteins:
- a CDS encoding phosphate transporter (COGs: COG0306 Phosphate/sulphate permease~InterPro IPR001204~KEGG: mth:MTH1885 sodium-dependent phosphate transporter~PFAM: phosphate transporter~SPTR: O27913 Sodium-dependent phosphate transporter~PFAM: Phosphate transporter family) yields the protein MELITIIAIFVSLYMAFTISANDIGNSVGTVVGSGAINIKRALVLNSIFAFLGAIFLSKAVTETIGKGIIPAGMLDIKGASIITFTTGLWITFTLWKKIPISGSEAIIGAVTGFGVASIGIDKLNLQTLWVIMLSWIVSPLIGLVTGYLTYRALNTVIFTKTTMKKRSRIEKIFKYLLILTSCATALSIGAIDISIATSVLYITFGQAGLEIKIIGAIMLIVGILIAGNRVSDTIGRRITELVPSRSFSAQISAAIIYALFVYNGIPISPTQTLVGSIIGVGLAYGVSSVKIDVVKDVIHIWLLTIPCCFTLAMVLKTISTLLM from the coding sequence ATGGAACTAATTACAATAATTGCAATATTTGTAAGTCTTTATATGGCATTTACAATTTCAGCTAATGATATCGGAAATTCGGTGGGTACGGTAGTTGGTAGTGGTGCTATCAATATTAAAAGGGCATTGGTTTTAAATTCTATTTTTGCGTTTTTAGGTGCTATATTTTTGAGTAAAGCCGTTACTGAAACCATAGGAAAAGGAATAATACCTGCTGGCATGCTTGACATTAAAGGTGCTTCTATCATTACCTTTACTACAGGACTTTGGATAACATTTACTTTGTGGAAAAAAATTCCAATTTCAGGTTCTGAAGCAATTATTGGGGCAGTAACCGGTTTTGGCGTTGCAAGTATTGGTATAGATAAATTAAATTTACAAACATTGTGGGTAATTATGTTAAGTTGGATTGTTTCTCCACTAATTGGCTTGGTTACTGGATACTTGACTTACAGAGCTCTTAACACTGTAATATTTACAAAAACTACAATGAAAAAAAGAAGTAGAATAGAAAAGATATTTAAATATCTTTTAATATTAACTTCTTGTGCTACAGCTCTAAGTATTGGTGCAATTGATATTTCAATTGCTACTAGTGTTTTATACATAACATTTGGACAAGCTGGATTAGAAATAAAAATAATTGGCGCCATTATGCTCATAGTAGGTATATTAATAGCAGGTAACAGAGTTAGTGACACAATTGGTAGACGAATAACAGAATTGGTACCAAGTAGATCATTTTCAGCCCAAATTTCAGCGGCTATTATATATGCACTTTTTGTGTATAATGGGATCCCAATATCGCCTACTCAGACACTTGTAGGATCCATCATTGGTGTAGGATTAGCATATGGAGTTTCAAGTGTTAAAATCGACGTTGTTAAAGATGTAATACATATCTGGCTCTTAACAATTCCTTGTTGTTTTACTTTAGCCATGGTTCTTAAGACAATTTCTACTCTTCTAATGTAG
- a CDS encoding putative signal transduction protein with CBS domains (COGs: COG2905 signal-transduction protein containing cAMP-binding and CBS domains~InterPro IPR000644~KEGG: mth:MTH1884 hypothetical protein~PFAM: CBS domain containing protein~SMART: CBS domain containing protein~SPTR: O27912 Conserved protein~PFAM: CBS domain) — protein MWENIKVKDVMTKNVITVDPEEDVVFAFEKLMKNKISALPVVKKGKLLGIVTATDLGHNLILDKYKLGTKVKEIMVKDVVCVSPNDTLADVVKKMYEHGDKDEIINQLVVKENDEIKGIISDGDIIRALRSTLEE, from the coding sequence ATGTGGGAAAATATAAAGGTTAAAGATGTGATGACAAAAAATGTTATAACTGTGGATCCCGAAGAAGACGTTGTTTTTGCTTTTGAAAAATTAATGAAAAATAAAATAAGTGCTTTACCTGTAGTAAAAAAAGGCAAATTGTTAGGTATAGTAACAGCAACAGATCTCGGCCATAATTTGATCTTAGATAAGTACAAATTAGGTACAAAAGTTAAGGAAATAATGGTTAAAGATGTTGTTTGCGTAAGTCCTAACGATACTTTAGCTGATGTTGTTAAAAAAATGTATGAACATGGTGATAAGGACGAAATAATTAACCAACTTGTTGTAAAAGAGAATGATGAAATTAAAGGTATAATATCTGATGGTGACATAATAAGGGCACTGAGATCTACATTAGAAGAGTAG
- a CDS encoding 2-phosphoglycerate kinase (COGs: COG2074 2-phosphoglycerate kinase~InterPro IPR005144~KEGG: mth:MTH1883 2-phosphoglycerate kinase~PFAM: ATP-cone domain protein~SPTR: Q49156 2-phosphoglycerate kinase~PFAM: ATP cone domain), with amino-acid sequence MILVEGKVAGKKYREPFSKGVLARSLTRSGMDPTDAYLLAAEVESYLKKEKKKIVTIDELVKIVYNKLKEKDEKIAEKYIRWRKIREYKEPLILLIAGASGVGTSSIAFEVANRLGIRNMISTDMIREVMRKMISKELIPSLHESTFTAYKSLRTPAPVEFDEVLVGFRDHVNVVTVGIEAVIERALTEGISIVIEGAHLVPGFIREELINKNNVAMFVLTVPDEKMHRSRFYSRCRQKWARRPLERYLKYFWAIRRIHDYIEMQARKHNIPIIENIDVVTTIDSIVKSLTEDLVHKDVGKYKG; translated from the coding sequence ATGATTCTAGTGGAAGGAAAAGTAGCTGGAAAAAAATACAGAGAACCATTTTCAAAGGGTGTATTGGCTAGATCACTGACGAGATCAGGGATGGATCCTACAGATGCTTACCTCCTTGCAGCAGAAGTAGAGTCTTATCTTAAAAAAGAAAAAAAGAAAATTGTAACTATTGATGAATTAGTAAAAATTGTATACAATAAATTAAAGGAAAAAGATGAAAAAATAGCTGAAAAATATATAAGATGGAGAAAAATAAGAGAATATAAGGAACCTTTAATTTTATTGATTGCAGGAGCTTCTGGTGTTGGAACATCATCAATAGCATTCGAAGTTGCAAATAGATTAGGAATAAGAAACATGATCAGCACCGACATGATACGAGAAGTCATGAGAAAGATGATATCTAAAGAATTAATACCTTCTCTTCATGAATCTACTTTTACAGCTTATAAATCTTTAAGGACACCTGCACCTGTAGAGTTTGATGAAGTTTTAGTTGGCTTTAGAGACCATGTAAACGTGGTGACCGTCGGCATTGAAGCTGTAATTGAAAGAGCACTTACCGAAGGTATAAGTATAGTCATAGAAGGTGCCCACCTTGTTCCTGGATTTATAAGGGAAGAACTAATTAATAAAAATAATGTAGCGATGTTTGTATTGACAGTTCCTGATGAAAAAATGCATAGAAGCAGATTTTATTCTCGTTGCAGACAAAAATGGGCAAGAAGACCTTTAGAGAGATATTTAAAATACTTCTGGGCTATAAGACGCATACATGATTATATTGAAATGCAAGCAAGAAAACATAATATCCCAATAATTGAAAATATTGATGTAGTTACAACTATTGACTCGATTGTCAAGTCCTTAACAGAAGATTTGGTGCATAAAGATGTGGGAAAATATAAAGGTTAA
- a CDS encoding metallophosphoesterase (COGs: COG2129 phosphoesterase related to the Icc protein~InterPro IPR004843~KEGG: mth:MTH1882 hypothetical protein~PFAM: metallophosphoesterase~SPTR: O27910 Conserved protein~PFAM: Calcineurin-like phosphoesterase) produces the protein MKILGISDLHGKLLELNNLNEEIDLIIVSGDITDFGPVELAEKILNKLTSYNVPVLALPGNCDLPETVDIIEKSGTINIHNNAIEIKGIKICGFGGSNPTPFDTPFEFQEKEIYNSLKNIISKDTTILVTHAPPYNTKVDQIQSGDNVGSKSIRKIIEEYQPKVNICAHIHEARGIDQLGNTTIINTGPAFEGKVAVIDLDGEVNCKWIKIR, from the coding sequence ATGAAAATTCTTGGAATTAGTGACCTTCACGGAAAATTATTAGAATTAAATAATTTAAATGAAGAAATAGATCTCATAATAGTTTCTGGAGACATAACTGATTTTGGACCAGTAGAGTTAGCAGAAAAAATATTAAACAAGTTAACAAGTTACAATGTTCCTGTGCTAGCATTGCCAGGTAACTGTGACTTACCAGAAACTGTGGATATCATAGAAAAGTCTGGTACAATCAATATTCACAACAACGCTATAGAAATTAAAGGTATAAAAATATGTGGATTTGGAGGATCAAATCCAACGCCTTTTGACACGCCTTTTGAATTTCAAGAGAAGGAAATATACAATAGCTTAAAAAATATTATTTCAAAGGATACGACAATTCTTGTTACACATGCGCCTCCTTACAACACAAAAGTTGATCAAATACAAAGTGGTGATAACGTTGGTAGTAAATCTATAAGAAAAATAATAGAAGAGTACCAACCTAAAGTTAATATATGTGCTCATATACATGAAGCTAGAGGTATTGACCAACTAGGAAACACAACAATAATCAACACAGGCCCTGCTTTCGAAGGCAAGGTTGCAGTTATAGATTTAGATGGAGAAGTAAACTGTAAATGGATCAAAATTAGGTGA
- a CDS encoding Uncharacterized conserved protein UCP037052 (COGs: COG4010 conserved hypothetical protein~InterPro IPR017098~KEGG: mth:MTH1881 hypothetical protein~PFAM: Uncharacterised conserved protein UCP037052~SPTR: O27909 Conserved protein~PFAM: Uncharacterized protein conserved in archaea (DUF2096)) has product MKADILEQIWFTILKLHADLKKRGKDLPKSINKEMRDTKFLINLYKSSPNDPKIVKELKNINESLNYLQEVLLDFAGDISKEYRNKWKEEFKKVIRGEKVYRPPNIKSRFITGAPRDMMVTRVNLNTAISEDRIQEIAEYHGLIIEFEEDNIIVLYGEAEDIKRSLKEIATFFGE; this is encoded by the coding sequence ATGAAAGCTGATATATTAGAACAAATATGGTTCACAATTCTTAAATTACATGCAGATTTAAAAAAAAGAGGTAAAGATCTTCCAAAATCCATAAATAAGGAGATGAGAGATACAAAATTTCTAATTAATCTATATAAATCTAGTCCTAACGATCCAAAAATTGTTAAGGAATTAAAGAATATAAATGAATCTTTAAATTATCTACAAGAAGTTTTATTAGATTTTGCAGGGGACATAAGTAAAGAATATCGCAATAAGTGGAAAGAGGAATTTAAAAAAGTCATAAGAGGCGAAAAGGTGTATAGACCTCCTAATATTAAATCTAGATTTATAACAGGGGCTCCTAGGGACATGATGGTTACAAGGGTAAATTTAAACACGGCAATATCAGAAGATAGAATACAGGAAATTGCGGAATACCATGGTTTGATAATAGAATTTGAAGAAGATAATATAATTGTTTTATATGGTGAAGCTGAAGATATTAAAAGAAGTTTAAAAGAAATAGCAACATTCTTTGGGGAATAA
- a CDS encoding Protein of unknown function DUF749 (COGs: COG4009 conserved hypothetical protein~InterPro IPR008032~KEGG: mth:MTH1880 hypothetical protein~PFAM: Protein of unknown function DUF749~SPTR: O27908 Conserved protein~PFAM: Domain of unknown function (DUF749)): protein MFTATLLGVFKYDEIPDEYIKFVELKAALEKKNKIKKNEKIAIVNIAGTKCYHVLFLESYNNIDEIKEELKEIGAKLNHISSNILEGHL from the coding sequence ATGTTTACAGCCACCTTACTGGGAGTATTTAAATATGATGAAATACCTGATGAATATATAAAATTTGTAGAGTTAAAAGCAGCTTTAGAGAAAAAGAATAAAATTAAAAAAAATGAGAAAATTGCTATAGTCAATATTGCAGGCACCAAATGTTATCATGTTTTGTTTTTGGAATCTTACAACAATATAGATGAAATTAAAGAAGAGTTAAAAGAAATAGGTGCAAAATTGAATCACATTTCATCAAATATTTTGGAAGGACATCTATGA
- a CDS encoding phospholipid-binding protein, PBP family (COGs: COG1881 Phospholipid-binding protein~InterPro IPR008914: IPR005247~KEGG: sat:SYN_03131 phosphatidylethanolamine-binding protein~PFAM: PEBP family protein~SPTR: Q2LR74 Phosphatidylethanolamine-binding protein~PFAM: Phosphatidylethanolamine-binding protein~TIGRFAM: Raf kinase inhibitor-like protein, YbhB/YbcL family), with the protein MKIFSKAFKNGEKIPKKYTCDGQDISPPIKWEDIPENTKTLVLICEDPDAPGKTWVHWVLFNIPPEIEELPEGVENKEKLENGAIHGVNDWGRLGYGGPCPPSGTHRYYFRLYALDTELKLEPGAKKEEVVEAMKDHIIDQAELMGTYSRE; encoded by the coding sequence ATGAAAATATTTAGCAAGGCATTTAAAAATGGTGAGAAAATCCCTAAAAAATATACTTGTGATGGACAGGACATTTCACCACCTATCAAATGGGAAGATATACCAGAAAACACTAAAACTTTGGTTTTAATTTGTGAAGATCCAGATGCTCCAGGAAAAACTTGGGTACATTGGGTATTATTTAATATACCTCCTGAAATTGAAGAACTTCCAGAAGGCGTTGAAAATAAGGAAAAACTTGAAAATGGAGCTATACATGGAGTAAATGATTGGGGAAGACTTGGATATGGAGGTCCTTGCCCACCATCAGGTACACATCGATATTACTTTAGATTATATGCATTAGATACTGAACTCAAATTAGAACCAGGTGCAAAAAAAGAAGAAGTAGTAGAAGCCATGAAAGATCATATAATTGATCAGGCAGAGCTAATGGGAACCTATTCTAGGGAATAA
- a CDS encoding cell division protein FtsZ (COGs: COG0206 Cell division GTPase~InterPro IPR019746: IPR008280: IPR020805: IPR003008: IPR 018316: IPR000158~KEGG: mth:MTH1676 cell division protein FtsZ~PFAM: Tubulin/FtsZ GTPase; Tubulin/FtsZ, 2-layer sandwich domain~SPTR: O27712 Cell division protein ftsZ~TIGRFAM: cell division protein FtsZ~PFAM: Tubulin/FtsZ family, GTPase domain; FtsZ family, C-terminal domain~TIGRFAM: cell division protein FtsZ): MKLIEDALKNAKKEDIGKPNIRSENSIDEELKKIMEESRSRIYVVGTGGAGNNTVSRLTKIGIEGAKTIAVNTDAQDLYYSVADKKILIGKNLCRGLGTGGIPELGEECAEESEDEIARELENADMVFVTCGLGGGTGTGSAPVISKIAKKCGALTIAVVTLPFSAEGVIRRKNAEEGLKKLRNSADTVIVVPNDKLLEVAPNLPINKAFMVADEILSRAVKGITELITKPGLISLDFADIKSVMQGSGMAMIGMGESESGEDKALESVHEALNSPLLDLDISNAKGALINITGSSDLSLQEAERIVQVVADELDPEANIIWGVQIEEELQNTIRTTIIVSGVKSPYMFSEEKPKRGLEKKKEFTKKHSLEKFVDDVF; encoded by the coding sequence GTGAAACTTATTGAAGATGCATTAAAAAATGCAAAAAAAGAAGATATTGGGAAGCCTAACATCAGAAGTGAAAATTCTATAGATGAGGAACTTAAAAAAATAATGGAAGAGAGTAGATCAAGGATATATGTTGTTGGTACAGGTGGAGCTGGAAATAATACTGTTTCCAGACTAACAAAAATAGGTATTGAAGGTGCAAAAACCATTGCTGTTAACACTGATGCCCAAGATCTATATTATAGTGTCGCTGACAAGAAAATTTTAATTGGTAAAAATCTTTGTAGAGGTTTAGGAACTGGTGGAATTCCTGAACTAGGTGAAGAATGTGCAGAAGAAAGTGAAGATGAAATAGCAAGAGAACTTGAAAATGCAGATATGGTATTTGTGACTTGTGGGTTAGGTGGAGGAACTGGAACAGGTTCAGCTCCCGTAATATCCAAAATAGCAAAGAAATGTGGAGCATTGACAATTGCTGTAGTGACATTGCCATTTAGTGCAGAAGGAGTTATCAGGAGAAAAAATGCCGAAGAAGGTCTTAAAAAATTAAGAAATTCTGCTGACACTGTTATTGTGGTTCCAAACGACAAATTATTGGAAGTAGCACCTAATTTACCAATTAACAAAGCCTTTATGGTAGCTGATGAAATATTAAGTAGAGCTGTAAAAGGAATAACTGAACTAATAACTAAGCCAGGTCTCATAAGTTTAGATTTTGCTGATATAAAAAGTGTTATGCAAGGTTCTGGAATGGCAATGATTGGAATGGGTGAGTCTGAATCTGGTGAAGATAAAGCATTAGAATCTGTTCATGAAGCATTAAACAGTCCATTACTTGATTTAGATATATCAAACGCTAAAGGAGCATTAATTAATATTACTGGTAGCTCAGATTTATCATTACAAGAAGCTGAAAGGATTGTACAAGTAGTAGCAGATGAATTAGATCCAGAGGCTAATATAATATGGGGCGTACAAATTGAGGAAGAATTACAGAATACAATAAGAACTACTATTATAGTGTCTGGTGTGAAGTCTCCATACATGTTTAGTGAAGAAAAACCAAAAAGAGGTTTAGAAAAGAAAAAAGAATTTACAAAAAAACATTCACTAGAGAAGTTTGTTGATGATGTATTTTAA
- a CDS encoding Protein of unknown function DUF1867 (COGs: COG1751 conserved hypothetical protein~InterPro IPR015795: IPR015074~KEGG: mth:MTH1675 hypothetical protein~PFAM: Protein of unknown function DUF1867~SPTR: O27711 Conserved protein~PFAM: Pyruvate kinase, alpha/beta domain): MKKDIYYFDEPGEKNTDKLIDLVKKRVEELNIKDIVVASISGKTALKVAKKIKDVSIVSITHHAGFSEKGKLEINPKYANKLKKMGVKVYTASHALSGVGRGISNKFGGITPVELMAETLRMISQGFKVCVEISIMAADAGLIPVDREIVAIGGTGRGADTSLVLTPAHMNNVFDLRIHEIIAMPRP; the protein is encoded by the coding sequence ATGAAAAAAGATATTTATTATTTCGATGAACCTGGAGAAAAGAACACGGATAAGCTCATAGATTTGGTAAAAAAGAGGGTCGAAGAGTTAAATATTAAAGATATAGTAGTTGCATCAATTAGTGGAAAAACTGCATTAAAGGTAGCAAAAAAGATTAAAGATGTAAGTATAGTTAGTATAACACATCATGCAGGATTTTCAGAAAAAGGAAAATTAGAAATAAATCCTAAATATGCAAATAAATTAAAAAAGATGGGTGTTAAAGTATATACAGCATCACATGCACTAAGTGGTGTAGGTAGAGGAATATCAAATAAATTTGGTGGAATTACTCCTGTTGAATTAATGGCAGAAACGCTTCGAATGATTTCACAGGGATTTAAAGTTTGTGTGGAAATAAGTATTATGGCTGCTGACGCCGGATTAATCCCTGTAGATAGAGAAATAGTTGCAATTGGGGGAACAGGGAGAGGTGCAGATACATCTCTTGTGCTGACACCAGCCCACATGAACAATGTTTTTGATTTAAGGATACATGAAATAATTGCAATGCCAAGACCCTAA
- a CDS encoding methenyltetrahydromethanopterin cyclohydrolase (COGs: COG3252 Methenyltetrahydromethanopterin cyclohydrolase~InterPro IPR003209~KEGG: mth:MTH773 N(5),N(10)-methenyltetrahydromethanopterin cyclohydrolase~PFAM: Methenyltetrahydromethanopterin cyclohydrolase~PRIAM: Methenyltetrahydromethanopterin cyclohydrolase~SPTR: P51616 Methenyltetrahydromethanopterin cyclohydrolase~TIGRFAM: methenyltetrahydromethanopterin cyclohydrolase~PFAM: Cyclohydrolase (MCH)~TIGRFAM: methenyltetrahydromethanopterin cyclohydrolase), with translation MVSVNLRAKKIVDEMIEKSKELKIKVKKLDNGSTILDCGVNAEGSFKAGELYTKVCLGGLADVGISIPGDLSKKLALPSVKIKTSFPAISTLGSQKAGWSINVGDFSALGSGPARALSKKPLETYEKIKYEDDADVAILALESDKLPDTDVVDEIAKECKVSPENVYVLVAPTSSLVGSIQISGRVVENGTYKMLEVLDFDVNKIKYAAGIAPIAPITKDSVKAMGRTNDAVMFGGRTYYYIYSDEGDDLEKLAKELPSSSSPSYGKPFYEIFKEAEFDFYKIDKNIFAPAEVIINDLRTGEVFRAGYVNEELLLKSFGID, from the coding sequence ATGGTAAGCGTTAATTTAAGGGCAAAAAAAATTGTAGATGAGATGATAGAAAAATCCAAGGAACTAAAAATAAAAGTGAAAAAATTAGATAATGGATCAACAATTTTAGATTGTGGAGTTAATGCAGAAGGTAGTTTTAAAGCTGGTGAATTATATACTAAGGTGTGTCTTGGTGGATTAGCAGATGTTGGGATTTCAATACCTGGCGATTTATCAAAAAAGTTAGCATTACCGTCTGTTAAAATTAAAACTTCTTTCCCTGCAATATCAACCTTAGGTTCCCAAAAGGCAGGGTGGTCTATAAATGTTGGAGATTTCTCTGCCCTTGGGTCTGGCCCCGCTCGCGCATTGTCAAAAAAACCATTAGAAACCTATGAAAAAATTAAATATGAAGACGATGCAGATGTAGCTATACTTGCCCTTGAATCTGATAAGTTACCTGACACTGACGTTGTCGATGAAATTGCCAAAGAATGTAAAGTATCCCCAGAAAATGTTTATGTTTTGGTAGCTCCTACTTCTTCTTTAGTTGGGTCAATTCAAATTTCAGGAAGAGTGGTGGAGAATGGAACATATAAGATGTTGGAAGTTCTTGATTTTGACGTAAATAAAATAAAATATGCAGCAGGTATAGCTCCAATAGCTCCTATAACAAAAGATAGTGTGAAAGCAATGGGAAGAACAAATGATGCTGTAATGTTTGGTGGCAGAACTTATTATTATATTTATTCTGATGAAGGCGATGATTTAGAGAAATTAGCAAAAGAATTGCCTTCATCATCCTCTCCTTCATATGGTAAACCATTTTATGAGATATTCAAAGAAGCTGAGTTTGACTTTTACAAAATTGATAAGAATATATTTGCACCAGCAGAAGTTATTATTAATGATCTTCGTACAGGAGAAGTTTTCAGAGCCGGATATGTGAACGAAGAATTGCTTTTAAAGTCATTTGGAATTGACTAG
- a CDS encoding thymidylate synthase, methanogen type (COGs: COG0207 Thymidylate synthase~InterPro IPR000398: IPR014620~KEGG: mth:MTH774 thymidylate synthase~PFAM: thymidylate synthase~SPTR: P80305 Putative thymidylate synthase~TIGRFAM: thymidylate synthase, methanogen type~PFAM: Thymidylate synthase~TIGRFAM: thymidylate synthase, methanogen type) encodes MPYLIKAKNISDAWEKLVSLVMEKGHKIKDERGQITKELLNILTIVKYPIKNYPFPISTNKEILLSIPKDYYWRGDKLSKYTDQFLKKDKKGFVYTYGNRLRDHFSVDQIKAIIKRLKKCKKSRRATAVTWDPKIDFKNEEVPCMISIDFKIRNNKLHTTGIWRSHDIYQAWLPNAAALAILAKYISDKLNIKVGPLAIHSISAHIYEYCFDDAEKVRKNGKR; translated from the coding sequence ATGCCATATCTAATTAAGGCAAAAAATATAAGCGATGCATGGGAGAAACTTGTCAGCCTTGTTATGGAAAAAGGACATAAAATTAAAGATGAACGTGGACAAATTACAAAGGAATTATTGAATATATTAACGATAGTTAAATACCCAATTAAGAATTATCCTTTCCCTATATCTACAAACAAAGAAATTTTATTGAGTATACCTAAAGATTATTATTGGAGAGGTGATAAACTTTCAAAATACACAGATCAATTTTTGAAAAAAGATAAAAAAGGATTTGTTTATACTTATGGTAATAGGTTAAGAGACCATTTTTCTGTAGATCAAATTAAAGCTATTATAAAACGTTTGAAAAAATGTAAGAAAAGTAGAAGAGCTACTGCAGTGACATGGGATCCTAAGATAGATTTTAAAAATGAGGAAGTTCCTTGTATGATTTCAATTGATTTTAAAATAAGAAATAACAAGCTACATACAACAGGTATCTGGAGAAGTCATGATATTTACCAAGCATGGTTGCCTAACGCCGCTGCACTGGCTATCTTGGCGAAATATATATCTGATAAATTAAATATTAAAGTTGGACCATTAGCAATTCATAGTATTTCTGCACACATTTATGAGTATTGTTTTGATGATGCAGAAAAGGTGAGAAAAAATGGTAAGCGTTAA